A region of the Candidatus Zixiibacteriota bacterium genome:
AATTTCGCCTGGCAGCGGCCGCGGGGTAATCCCTTCCACGGAGCCTCCCCCCTGGCCGTCACTGGAGGGATGACACCCAAAACAGAATCGTCGCACCTGGATGTTATCTTCTTTAATATTGTTTAAGCCATACCAGCCGGGGCGCTGGTCGCTGAGCAGATAACCGTTGCTACCCTGACCGTTGTACCCTTCGGAGCCATGCGGGTTATGGCAGTCGAAGCAAGGGAGTCGGGCGCCGGATGGCACAAAGGAACCGCCGTGCGATAACCCGTGGCCCGTTCTTGTTCCGGGATTAACCGAACGGTCGTAATAGTCGGCAATATAACGGGAGGATTCATCCATTCCAACCGGTCCATTGACACTGTGACAGGTGAAACAGAGAAGATAGTTTTCGGTGGTAAAGCCGGTCTGAGACCCGACAATGCCCGAGTAGGTGGTATCGAGCATATCATGCCGGGCGCTGCCGCCATGCACATCGTGACAGTTGTCGCAGGAACCAAAACCGAGGGCATCTTTTAGCGGCATGTCGGGGTCGCTGTAATGAGAGGAAAAAGCGGTGTTTTCCCAGATAATCTGTCCGGGCCAGCGCACCAAATGGTGGGTTCCGGGAACTCTAATGCCGCCGCTGTTGAATTCAAAGTATCCGGGATCGCTGGAGCCAAGCGGCATCCGGTCCGATTCCTGCGCCGGATAACCGGAGGTGGCTCCGGCCGGGCGGTCGGCATGACATCCCCCCATCGATTGTGAGAAACATAAGCGATTGGAGTTCTCCTGAAACAACCCGAAAGGATAACCGTTGCCGCCATCATGTCCCTTATGGCACTGGGCACAACTTCCTCTCGGATAGTCGCCGGTTCGAAGTACTCCAGTCAGAGAGGAGCCGTGAGGCGACTGACTATAGGTGCCGTCGGCGCCGGAGAGTCTCCAGACCCCGCATAGAGCCGTGATAATAATGACGAATTTGGCTGCCGTTTTCATAAAGACTCAGAATATCATTTGTTATGGCACTGCTGGCATCCGGCATTGAAACTTGCGCCTCCTTCTTTGAAGGGCCAGAGAAAAGAGGAAGCGTAGTTTCCGCCGTGAGCCTTATGGCAACTCCCGCAGAATACCCGGTCTCCGGACGAGGGAAGTAGTGATGCCGCAAATCCGGTCGCCAAAGGGGATTCGAACGGAACCCGCCGGATACCGCCAGCGGTCAAGTCGAATCCTTCGCCGACGCCGGAAATCCAGTGTTGCGGGTCGGCATGCAGGTCTCCGACAAACTGATTCAAGGCGACCCGGTCCGGATGCCCGTTGAAATGCGCCGGAGGTACCGAGCTTTCATTAATCCCTAATATATCATGACAACTGACACACCATTCGGACAGACCGGAGCGGTAACCGACGTTTCCGCGTTCATAGGCGGCGATTGAGCCGGCAGATGTAGGAGGGGTATCCGGCAGACGTCCTGTCAGCACCTCTTTCCCCTCCTCAATTATCAAAGAATCGCCCACATCTTCGGGGTCGTGAAGAAGATTCCGATAGTTGCTGTTCCCATGGACGGCATGACAGCTGGCGCAGGTCAGGGTATTCGATTTTGCCGTTGATTGAAGCGGTGTTGTCACAGTGATACCGAGTGTATGATTGTGCGAATCATACAATCCCCCATCCCGGAAGAAACCGGCGGCGCTCTCTCCCGAGAGAGTGCCGCTGTACATCTCCACCGGATGCGAGACATCCGGCGCCGTCGGGTCGGAACCGTCATGACAGGAGAGACAGAGCTCATTGACCGAGCTTTTCACCAAAAGATAGGAATAAGGTCCGCCGGGAAGTTCCAGTCCTTCTTCGGTCGAATGCTGAAGATGACAGTCCTTGCAATGCGAGGTGGTTCCGATATGCCAGTTCCCCCCGGAAGCAGCATTGCCGAAGATCAGAAGAAAGCCTGATATCAATAATGAATAACGCACGGTTTCCTCAGTTTTCCCAGTCGGCGCTCAGAAGTCCGCGGAATTCATCAATCATATAAATCTGGCCCGCAGCGGTAACAGTCATTGCCGCAATGCTGGCGGGGGCATATCCCAGCGGCAACAGATTAATTTCTCGGCCGCTCTGGTCATAGAGCCGCAACTGCGAATTGGTGCGGTCGGCGACAACTATTCTCTCAGTCCGATCGACCGCCACCGCTGTTGCCTCCCATCCGCGCTCCAGACCCGGTTTGTCCCATCCACCATAGAACAAGAATTTTCCATTGCCGTCAAAGACCTGGAGAGGATAATTCTTAAGGTCCGTAACGAGAATCTTGCCTGAAAAATCAACCGTCATAAGCGATGGCGCCCATAATTTCCCTCTTCCCTGTCCGCCTGATATCAGAACCTGACCTTCCTCCCAGCTGCTGTCGGCCCGAAGAATCGAACCGGATTTATCATCCAGAATAAGATAATCCCCGCCTGGTCTTTTGACCAACTGTTTCACGGAGATTTTGCGTTTGAAGACTTCTTCCAGATTTGCCACCGTGTCGATTTTCTGCGGCTCATTCTCCCGGCACTTAAATACCAGTGACGTATTGGCGGCCGTGAACAATATCTCATTTTCAGAATCAAATGCAACGGTCAGCGGCGGCTCGATTTTTACATTTTCCCCTGCCCCCCAGAGAACCTCGCCGCGGTAATCAATGACCAGGATTCGTCCGGTGATGTTATCGGCCAGGGCAATCCGGTCTCCGGTGGGAGAGAGCGCCAGATGTGATGGCCTGAATCCGCTGTAGCGTGAGGCGGCGCTTTTCCATTCCATCGGATTCAGCTGCGAGTATGACGGCGCTGCCATGCCCAAAAAGCAGAGCATCAACAATGTCCCAAAGCAGGCGCCAGTAAATGCAGAAACAGTTTTTATTCTCATCAGTGCATCGAAACGCCGTGACAGACAATACAAAGTTTCCGGTCTTTATCGGCAATCAGTATCGAACTATATTCGCTGGAATGCGGCGAGTGGCAACTGACACAGTCCAGCACATCTTTTGTGCGCGGGTCGGTGACCCCTTCGCCCATCGGATGGTAATGCGTCTTTTTTGTGTCAGGATGGCAGGTTGAGCAGAGAGCCATAATATCTTCGGTATCAAGCAGCCCCTTGTAATCGGCGCTGTGCGGTTGATGGCAATTACCGCAGTCTTCAAAAGCGATCTGGTGACGCACCTTGCCGGTGAATTCGGAGCCATTATGGCAAGTCAAACAGGTCTTGTAACCGTCTTTAATCTGCAGGCTCTTTCCGAATCCCACGTGCGGGGAATGGCAGCCGGTGCAACCGTCATCGCTTCTCACCGGTTCGTGCACAACAGCGCGAGCCATCTGGGGCGCAAAGTCATTATGGCAGTCAAGGCAGAGCTGTTTGGGAGATTTATTCAGATTGGTTGCCACTGTTCCCTGATGGCAGGAGCTGCATTCTTTCGCGCTGAATGGCTGATGCGCCTGGGGTAGAAGCAGTCCGGGAACGTTTTTAGTTCCGGCGTGAGGCGCGTGGCAACTCTGGCAATCGGCATCAGAGACATCAAAACCGCTGTGCGCTTGAGTTATCTTTGTCGATTTCAAATCATGACATTTGCCGCAGAGCTCCTCTTTATTGCTGACCAGGAGAGCCTCATTCTTACCGGCATGAGGCAAATGACAGGCGCCGCATTCCCCAGTCAGAAGTGGTTTATGAGCTGGACCTGCGTTCAGTTCCTTCTTCACATCGTCATGACAACTCAGACAGAAGGTCTCTTTCGGTTTATTTATTAGCCCGGCGTTGTCGGAGGCATGCGGTTCGTGGCAATCGAGGCATTTTCCGGCATGAAACGGCTCATGCTGTGATGACAGTCGGCGCAAATCTTTCAGGTCGCCATGACAACCAAAGCAAAGCTGGTTATCTTCAGCGCGCAGCAATTTCTGCCGGTCGGAAGCATGGGCGGCATGGCAGGTGAGACAATCGCCTCCGGCAAAAGCGGCATGCTGATGTTTCTTGCTCATATCGGCAGTTACGCCGTCATGACATACCTGGCAGAGTTCGCTCACATCGGCCGCCAATTGGATTTTGCCGTCGCTTCCTTGGGTATGGCATCCCTCGCAATCTTTCGTTTCGTAAGGGGGATGATTACCTGCCCGCAGCAATTTCGGCTTCTCTGAAATATGAGGATTATGGCAATCGAGGCAGTCGGCGGAAGATAAGTCATAGTTGTCGTGCGCTGCCGCCAGCGAATCGTTCAGAGTATGGCAACTGCCGCAAAGGGCCGAGGCTGAGTCTTTGACAAAAGCAAAATGAGACGAACCATGCGGCGCATGACAGGCGTCGCACTTCCCTTCCTCTACCGGCTTATGCACTCCCTGCCGACGGAATTTCTCGGCGAGGTCATCATGGCAGGTGTAACAGAGGTCGGATGATTTGTCCGTAAGATGCGGCACCCGTCCCACCATTCGGCCATCAATATTGACTTTCGTAATCCGTCCTGTGAGCAGGTTTTCCCGTGTTGCCCCGTGCGGATTATGACAACCGGTGCAGTCCCCTTCCTGCGCCGGAGTATGCGCGAAATTCTGATTGATTTGAAGTTCATCATAGTCGTGGCAGCTGGCGCAGAGTTCTTCTTCATGAGTGGAGAGAAGATGCAACTGTTCTGAGTAATGGGGTTTGTGGCAGGTCAGGCAATCTTCCGTTGCCGGTGGATGGGGGAATTCCATTGCCGTCCTGGTGCCGATATCGGCGTGACATTTGAGACAGAGTGCCTGCCCGCCGTCCCGCACCAGATGCGCCTTGTCGCTGAAATGCGGTTGATGGCATTCGACACAGTTTGAAGTCAGATATGGCTGATGCCCGGAGCGAGCCATCAATGCGGTCTGGTCGACGCCGTGACAATTAACACAGAGGTCACCCGGCTTCGTCTTGAGAACCGGGGCGGCTACCCCTTCATGCGGGTCATGACAGGTAAGGCAATCATCGAGCGCGGCATGAACAGTCAAGGCAGAATCTTTGCGCGCCACAAAATCGGTATGGCATTCCAGACAGAGAGCCGAGCCGTCCCGGCGCACCAGCGCTTTATTTTCGGAGCCGTGCACTTCGTGGCATTTACTGCACTCACCTGCCAGAGCCGGAAGATGCGGCGCTTTCCCCTGGCCGCCGACAATATCGGTATGACAGTCGGCGCAAAGTTCAATCTCCGCTTTTTTAAGGAGGCTTTCATGACGCGATGAGTGCGGGTCGTGACAATCAACACAATTGTCAGTAGCAACAGCAGCATGGGGATACGGTTTTTCGGCTCCGCGCGCTTGCTCATCATGACAATTGGTGCAGACTGCTGCCGGAGTAGTTCCCTCTTCAAAAGCAACCTGCCCTACCGTGTCGGGCAGAGAATGACAAGTAGTGCAATCACCGGAGGCAAAAGGAGCATGGGTATTGTCGGAAAGAAGCGCCGCATTTGCCGAAGAGTGACCGGAATGGCAAGCCGAACATTGGAGCGATTCGGTATTCTTGTCCTTATGCGCCGCCTGGAGAGCGCGGTCCGTCGCTTTGTGGCATTCCGCGCAGAGGTCATTCGCCGCTGTCCGAAGCAGGCCATCATGAGGGCTATTGTGAGCAGAGTGGCATCGGCCACAATCAAGGTCGGTAAATGGCGGATGTTTATGCTCCGCCGTCAGTGACTCTTTGAGGTCGGTCTGATGACAGATAAGGCAGGATAGCGGGTCATCGGCTCCCTCTATTCCGGTGCGAAGGAGAAATCTTTTATCGGAAGCATGGGGGTCATGACAATCCCAGCACACCCCTTTCTCCACCGGAAAATGCTTTTGCCCGACGGAGAAAGGCTCTTTCAGCTCAGCGTGACAGCTGTAACAGAGTTCGGAACTGTTGTCTTTGAGAATCAGCTGTTGGGAAAATCCATGTCTCTTATGGCATGATTCGCAATTTTGCTCCTTGACCGGCTGATGAATCACCCTCCGGGAGCCGTAACTCTTCTTCGCTTCCTGATGACAGTCGTAGCAGGTCTTTGCCGCGAACGAGGCGGAGGCAAAAGCAAGCGTTGCAACAATCGCCCCCAGAACTCCCCGCAGCAGTCGCGTCCGGAACTGATTTGTCATGGATTTGCCTTTATTTTTCCTCTGGCAACTTTATATACTTGTCGCCGACCTTGAAATCAACCAGTTTGAACCCGAAGAGATTGTCGCGACGATAATGCGGGGCATCCATTACATAAAAGCCCCAGCTCTCTTGAACCCGGCCATCTTCCAATGTGAGACGAACAAGAACTGCAGGGTTATATAAGGTATCCGACATCTGAAGATACTTTCCACTGTCGGTTATCCCCAGGTGAGGATTGAATTTCAAAATCTCCGCTTTGAGTTCCTCTTCGCCTACCAGAAAAACCTCTCCCAGGGCGACTGTATCGACCTGCCGAAAATTGGGAAACAGACGATGCCGAGTCTCGACAATAAATCTCTCTTCAGATTCCAACGTGCGGGAGGAATCAGATGA
Encoded here:
- a CDS encoding cytochrome c3 family protein, with translation MRYSLLISGFLLIFGNAASGGNWHIGTTSHCKDCHLQHSTEEGLELPGGPYSYLLVKSSVNELCLSCHDGSDPTAPDVSHPVEMYSGTLSGESAAGFFRDGGLYDSHNHTLGITVTTPLQSTAKSNTLTCASCHAVHGNSNYRNLLHDPEDVGDSLIIEEGKEVLTGRLPDTPPTSAGSIAAYERGNVGYRSGLSEWCVSCHDILGINESSVPPAHFNGHPDRVALNQFVGDLHADPQHWISGVGEGFDLTAGGIRRVPFESPLATGFAASLLPSSGDRVFCGSCHKAHGGNYASSFLWPFKEGGASFNAGCQQCHNK
- a CDS encoding cytochrome c3 family protein; its protein translation is MTNQFRTRLLRGVLGAIVATLAFASASFAAKTCYDCHQEAKKSYGSRRVIHQPVKEQNCESCHKRHGFSQQLILKDNSSELCYSCHAELKEPFSVGQKHFPVEKGVCWDCHDPHASDKRFLLRTGIEGADDPLSCLICHQTDLKESLTAEHKHPPFTDLDCGRCHSAHNSPHDGLLRTAANDLCAECHKATDRALQAAHKDKNTESLQCSACHSGHSSANAALLSDNTHAPFASGDCTTCHSLPDTVGQVAFEEGTTPAAVCTNCHDEQARGAEKPYPHAAVATDNCVDCHDPHSSRHESLLKKAEIELCADCHTDIVGGQGKAPHLPALAGECSKCHEVHGSENKALVRRDGSALCLECHTDFVARKDSALTVHAALDDCLTCHDPHEGVAAPVLKTKPGDLCVNCHGVDQTALMARSGHQPYLTSNCVECHQPHFSDKAHLVRDGGQALCLKCHADIGTRTAMEFPHPPATEDCLTCHKPHYSEQLHLLSTHEEELCASCHDYDELQINQNFAHTPAQEGDCTGCHNPHGATRENLLTGRITKVNIDGRMVGRVPHLTDKSSDLCYTCHDDLAEKFRRQGVHKPVEEGKCDACHAPHGSSHFAFVKDSASALCGSCHTLNDSLAAAHDNYDLSSADCLDCHNPHISEKPKLLRAGNHPPYETKDCEGCHTQGSDGKIQLAADVSELCQVCHDGVTADMSKKHQHAAFAGGDCLTCHAAHASDRQKLLRAEDNQLCFGCHGDLKDLRRLSSQHEPFHAGKCLDCHEPHASDNAGLINKPKETFCLSCHDDVKKELNAGPAHKPLLTGECGACHLPHAGKNEALLVSNKEELCGKCHDLKSTKITQAHSGFDVSDADCQSCHAPHAGTKNVPGLLLPQAHQPFSAKECSSCHQGTVATNLNKSPKQLCLDCHNDFAPQMARAVVHEPVRSDDGCTGCHSPHVGFGKSLQIKDGYKTCLTCHNGSEFTGKVRHQIAFEDCGNCHQPHSADYKGLLDTEDIMALCSTCHPDTKKTHYHPMGEGVTDPRTKDVLDCVSCHSPHSSEYSSILIADKDRKLCIVCHGVSMH